In Aquimarina spinulae, a single window of DNA contains:
- a CDS encoding CPBP family intramembrane glutamic endopeptidase produces MNILKAILLTALLMGLEVLISLGVYEFIEPKVTDSLSDNSLIHYFGITSRIPTIIAYFIVFYLSYKTVFNFNKGIEKMKGIKPEFLLYLILIAIGLEFFDRPLFDFNKIYDYFSGTELKPFEFSESSNLSVLYRGISVLIIAPIFEEFFFRKFLFREVLKKHSLTLSILVSSICFSLIHLPSYRNLLPTFIFGIIACLIYNKTNNIFYTIILHFLTNLSWLLLVSYGKSYYEWSYGLNYNFVYWLLFIFGIGLSYIGIKKITVANKV; encoded by the coding sequence ATGAACATCCTCAAAGCAATTTTACTTACAGCCTTATTAATGGGATTAGAAGTTCTAATTTCTTTGGGAGTTTATGAATTCATAGAACCAAAAGTAACTGATTCTTTAAGTGACAACAGTCTGATTCATTATTTCGGAATAACAAGTCGAATACCTACTATAATTGCTTACTTTATAGTTTTTTACTTGTCATATAAAACTGTCTTCAACTTTAATAAAGGAATTGAAAAGATGAAAGGTATAAAACCGGAATTCCTTCTCTATTTGATTTTAATAGCCATTGGACTTGAATTCTTTGACCGACCATTATTTGACTTTAATAAAATTTATGACTATTTCAGTGGTACGGAATTAAAACCATTTGAATTTTCCGAAAGCTCGAACTTATCAGTTCTCTACCGTGGAATATCAGTTTTGATAATTGCACCAATATTTGAGGAATTTTTCTTCCGTAAGTTTTTGTTCAGAGAGGTACTAAAAAAGCACTCATTAACGCTATCAATACTTGTTTCGAGTATTTGTTTCTCTTTAATTCATTTACCAAGTTATAGAAACTTACTACCCACATTTATTTTTGGAATTATAGCTTGCTTAATATATAATAAAACTAATAACATATTCTATACGATAATCTTACACTTTCTGACCAATTTAAGTTGGTTACTATTAGTGTCTTATGGAAAATCTTATTACGAATGGAGCTACGGACTGAATTACAATTTTGTCTATTGGTTATTATTTATTTTTGGAATAGGATTATCGTATATTGGAATTAAAAAAATAACAGTAGCTAACAAGGTATAA
- a CDS encoding serine hydrolase domain-containing protein encodes MKRIFSTLLLLFISIILINCKSHTSIDSYIKELAAEGNFNGNVLVVKNGGTLYENSFGFSDPSKKVPLTKDFRFGIGSVYKEFPAVSIMQLQEKGLLNVEDKIDKYLKDLPSWASKISIKNLLQYTSGLPKVEWEKYLGKNEKITEEKIKKDLQSIEELNFEPGEDYLYTNHSPQLLSKIVEKITKQTFTDYVTENLFIPFSLNTAVIPPGFPFVDKNLMAIPFNEANEEDSWNVALPGVMFTFTTNDLYQWIDNLHAYKIINQKSIKFLSKEADFLGNIQAPLGFVEWKNNKIDEHSHHGESGNYECMVIRFNNDKDVLTIIVQANQKHGNVIDISDDIKSILKYN; translated from the coding sequence ATGAAACGTATTTTTTCTACTTTATTATTATTGTTTATTTCAATAATTCTTATAAACTGTAAAAGTCACACTTCAATAGATTCTTATATAAAAGAGTTAGCGGCAGAAGGTAATTTTAACGGAAATGTTTTAGTTGTTAAAAATGGAGGAACACTTTACGAAAATTCTTTTGGTTTTTCAGATCCATCTAAGAAAGTGCCTCTTACAAAAGATTTTCGTTTTGGTATAGGATCGGTTTACAAAGAGTTTCCCGCAGTGTCAATTATGCAACTTCAAGAAAAAGGATTGCTAAATGTCGAAGATAAAATTGATAAATATTTAAAAGATCTTCCAAGTTGGGCATCAAAAATTTCAATTAAAAACTTATTACAGTACACAAGTGGACTTCCAAAAGTTGAATGGGAAAAGTATTTAGGCAAAAATGAAAAAATAACTGAGGAGAAAATTAAAAAAGATTTACAAAGTATTGAAGAATTAAATTTCGAGCCAGGTGAAGATTATTTATATACCAATCATAGCCCACAGTTATTATCTAAAATTGTTGAAAAAATTACCAAACAAACATTTACAGATTATGTAACCGAGAATCTGTTTATTCCTTTTTCTTTAAACACAGCCGTGATTCCTCCAGGATTTCCATTTGTAGATAAAAATTTAATGGCTATTCCTTTTAATGAAGCTAATGAAGAAGATTCCTGGAATGTTGCGCTCCCGGGAGTTATGTTTACGTTTACTACAAATGATTTATACCAGTGGATAGATAACCTTCATGCTTATAAAATTATAAATCAAAAATCGATAAAATTTTTATCTAAAGAAGCTGATTTTCTTGGAAATATTCAGGCTCCATTAGGCTTTGTAGAATGGAAAAATAATAAAATTGATGAACATTCTCATCATGGTGAATCTGGAAATTATGAGTGTATGGTAATAAGATTTAATAATGATAAAGATGTGCTAACTATAATAGTTCAAGCAAATCAGAAACATGGAAACGTGATTGATATTTCAGATGACATTAAAAGTATTTTAAAATATAATTAA
- a CDS encoding histidine phosphatase family protein — MKRICLITHCEATHSVDGRVGGWFDSDLTVKGKQQASQLSSKIRELGFDIQNSTIYSSDLKRAAQTAQILANEANKSLILDQRLREMSFGTHGGMIQSEHNKIMIPISPNGNRLDHRICKGAETRRNVAERICQFVDEVMKLEKDIIVVTHGFAATFFIAAFQKIEISSMGYINYRLNPGSISILEEDNIFRSRIIKLLNG, encoded by the coding sequence ATGAAGCGAATTTGCCTGATTACTCACTGTGAAGCCACACATTCTGTAGACGGAAGAGTTGGCGGATGGTTCGACTCAGATCTAACAGTAAAAGGAAAACAGCAAGCATCTCAGTTGTCAAGTAAGATTAGAGAGTTGGGTTTTGATATTCAAAATTCAACTATTTACAGTTCTGATCTAAAAAGAGCTGCCCAAACGGCTCAGATTTTGGCAAACGAGGCAAATAAATCACTAATTCTCGATCAAAGACTTAGAGAAATGTCTTTTGGAACCCATGGAGGAATGATACAAAGTGAACATAATAAAATTATGATACCTATAAGCCCCAATGGAAACAGATTAGACCATAGGATATGTAAAGGAGCAGAAACCAGAAGAAATGTAGCAGAACGAATATGTCAATTTGTTGATGAGGTAATGAAATTAGAAAAAGATATAATAGTTGTAACACATGGATTTGCAGCGACTTTTTTTATCGCAGCTTTTCAAAAAATTGAGATTTCATCGATGGGCTATATAAATTACAGACTTAATCCTGGTAGTATTTCAATACTCGAAGAAGATAATATATTTAGAAGTAGAATTATCAAGCTTTTAAATGGATAA
- a CDS encoding pentapeptide repeat-containing protein: MEYENLISVLKKSKGFNNDTDWDFRGLPIGNISSRKNIERIQIKNADFKYSNFENCNFTKVKFTECNFSSTNFKEIRLWNCQFINCTFFKADFQNATMGVDCLYQDCNFESCKLKGKYFGFGSHSKFINCKFLKCDIRSAWILSALFDNSIFESKFTNVRFSGRKEATLSGKKEFPATFKNCDLTNSNFNGVEIMDGAIIQNSNLPKQESTRVYNRTYFE, encoded by the coding sequence ATGGAATACGAGAACCTAATTAGTGTATTAAAAAAATCAAAAGGATTTAATAATGATACTGATTGGGATTTCAGAGGGTTACCTATCGGTAATATCTCTTCCAGAAAAAATATCGAACGAATTCAAATAAAAAATGCCGATTTCAAATATTCGAACTTCGAAAATTGCAACTTTACCAAAGTAAAATTTACTGAATGCAATTTTAGCAGTACTAACTTTAAAGAAATTAGGCTTTGGAATTGCCAATTTATTAATTGTACATTTTTCAAAGCTGATTTTCAAAATGCTACTATGGGAGTTGATTGCTTATATCAAGATTGTAATTTTGAGTCCTGTAAACTGAAAGGGAAGTATTTTGGTTTTGGAAGCCATTCAAAGTTTATCAACTGCAAATTTTTAAAATGTGACATCAGATCAGCTTGGATTTTATCAGCTTTGTTCGACAACAGTATTTTCGAAAGTAAATTCACTAATGTTAGATTTTCCGGAAGAAAAGAAGCGACGCTTAGTGGAAAAAAAGAGTTTCCTGCAACATTCAAGAACTGTGACCTGACAAACTCAAACTTCAATGGAGTTGAAATTATGGACGGAGCAATAATTCAAAACTCTAATTTACCAAAACAGGAAAGTACTAGAGTTTATAATAGAACATATTTTGAATAA
- a CDS encoding DUF4386 domain-containing protein, with the protein MNDIKNNTPKKNALFAGIAYLLTAITGFYALMFALPQIKVEGDIVQTIANMNSNPFMFRAGIISMLCMNIITILLVIYLYKLLSNINKTTALSMLVLMLFGAGISTLNEVNHFAMLCINNIDGFSIEESQNLTILFSEIYNHGAHIAVIFWGLWLFPLGVLIYKLNTRISKFLGILLFIAGAGYILDSLFLFVYPHLNIATLSDYTSFGEILLMIWLLVKNKTIEGLAEKQIKKV; encoded by the coding sequence ATGAACGATATCAAAAACAATACCCCAAAAAAGAATGCCTTGTTTGCAGGGATAGCTTATTTACTCACGGCTATAACAGGATTTTATGCGCTTATGTTTGCCTTACCACAAATAAAGGTTGAAGGAGATATAGTACAAACAATTGCGAACATGAATAGCAATCCATTTATGTTTCGGGCCGGCATAATTAGTATGCTTTGCATGAACATCATTACTATCCTACTCGTAATCTATCTATATAAATTATTATCAAATATCAACAAAACAACGGCTTTATCTATGTTAGTTTTAATGCTATTTGGTGCAGGAATTTCTACACTAAATGAGGTGAATCATTTTGCTATGTTATGCATCAACAACATAGACGGTTTCTCTATAGAAGAAAGCCAAAACCTGACCATACTATTTTCTGAGATATATAATCACGGTGCTCATATTGCCGTAATTTTTTGGGGGCTATGGCTTTTTCCACTTGGGGTCTTAATTTATAAACTAAATACTCGAATCTCGAAGTTTCTAGGAATCCTGCTATTTATAGCTGGAGCAGGATACATCCTAGACTCTCTGTTTTTATTTGTCTATCCACACCTAAATATTGCAACACTATCTGACTATACGTCATTCGGTGAAATTCTATTGATGATATGGCTATTAGTGAAAAATAAAACAATCGAAGGATTAGCTGAAAAACAAATCAAAAAAGTATAG
- a CDS encoding helix-turn-helix transcriptional regulator translates to MKECNIDTSIRTLRFLNNEMTQQELADQVNVTRQTIAAIEKGKYSPSLELAFKIALVFNKPLEEVFTYNPK, encoded by the coding sequence ATGAAAGAATGTAATATAGATACAAGCATTAGAACCTTGCGTTTTCTTAACAATGAAATGACACAACAAGAATTAGCAGACCAAGTAAATGTGACAAGGCAAACCATTGCCGCTATAGAAAAAGGCAAGTATTCACCATCTCTTGAATTGGCATTCAAAATCGCTTTGGTATTTAACAAACCTTTAGAAGAAGTATTTACATATAACCCAAAATAA
- a CDS encoding DUF2971 domain-containing protein: MNELLYKYRGLDNFKNFVDIILKNRLYAARYKDLNDPMEGQYYYRHGELNQRIKEKIRDEKGELRICSLSKVRNNELMWSHYANGQKGVAIGVKITDQNYIAENVQYNGIIYVRDQDYNHQTARQILCHKLDVWAYEEEKRIFTMNERYVKISVHEIITGRKMNTRDINLVTELIEKINPNIKIIRADEIM, translated from the coding sequence ATGAACGAACTACTATACAAATACAGAGGTTTAGATAATTTCAAAAACTTTGTTGATATAATTTTAAAGAACAGACTCTATGCTGCTCGATATAAAGATTTGAATGACCCAATGGAAGGTCAATATTATTATCGACACGGAGAATTAAATCAAAGAATTAAGGAAAAAATAAGGGATGAAAAAGGCGAATTAAGAATTTGCTCATTATCAAAAGTCAGAAATAATGAACTGATGTGGTCGCACTATGCAAATGGGCAAAAAGGAGTTGCGATTGGAGTAAAAATTACTGACCAAAATTATATTGCCGAAAATGTCCAATATAATGGAATCATTTATGTTAGAGACCAAGATTACAACCACCAAACTGCTCGTCAAATACTTTGCCATAAATTAGATGTTTGGGCATACGAAGAAGAAAAGCGAATTTTCACAATGAACGAACGGTATGTGAAAATATCAGTTCACGAAATTATTACTGGACGGAAAATGAATACGCGAGATATAAATTTGGTAACTGAATTAATTGAAAAGATAAACCCGAATATTAAAATAATAAGAGCAGATGAGATTATGTAG
- a CDS encoding P-loop ATPase, Sll1717 family, with the protein MTKKELLENTSFGESIAEQEADKLKDYFFQTDFWRSVRSGKNDIVYGAKGAGKSAIYMSLVNDIDNLFDESILVSLAENPQGNTAFSNLINDPPTSEIEFVRLWKLYFLVITSRVLEDYDITDKSASKIRQILTDCNLVPAQNKLASFLKACYDFMKSFRNGKEVSTTAEFDSMTGMYSGQKFSLSFGEPSKSNFDKGLIPIEHAFDLLEESLTKNNIDLWIIIDRLDVAFLESEELEANALRALFKAYLDLAQYKSIKIKIFLRDDIWQKITSEGFREASHITKYQNLSWSKDTLLNLLIRRLLDNEVIINEYKLDKEAILDSIEAQKNLFYQLFPAQVDLGSKKPTTLDWSLSRTRDGKGINTPRELIQLFTHARVIELKKLETGINNLENDQLISRQSLKEAIEDVSKQRMEQTIYAEFPKLKNYIEKLRDDKADHVLETLSKKWSVAITDAEQIAKELEKIGFFEQRGTISSPKFRVPFMYRPYLNILQGSATL; encoded by the coding sequence ATGACAAAAAAGGAATTGTTAGAAAATACATCATTTGGAGAAAGCATTGCAGAACAAGAAGCAGATAAGCTAAAAGACTATTTTTTTCAAACAGACTTTTGGCGCTCTGTCCGTAGTGGTAAAAATGATATAGTATATGGAGCTAAAGGTGCTGGGAAAAGTGCTATTTACATGAGTTTGGTTAACGATATAGATAACTTATTTGATGAGTCTATTTTAGTATCTCTGGCAGAAAACCCACAAGGTAATACTGCATTTTCAAATCTAATTAACGACCCTCCCACTTCTGAAATAGAATTTGTCAGACTTTGGAAACTGTACTTTTTAGTAATTACTTCTCGAGTATTAGAAGACTACGATATTACAGATAAGTCTGCATCTAAAATTCGTCAAATATTGACAGACTGTAATCTTGTTCCCGCTCAAAATAAGCTTGCTAGTTTCTTAAAGGCGTGCTATGATTTTATGAAATCTTTTAGAAACGGTAAAGAGGTAAGTACAACAGCAGAATTTGATTCAATGACCGGTATGTATTCCGGTCAAAAGTTTTCTCTATCATTTGGTGAACCATCAAAAAGTAATTTTGATAAAGGACTTATACCAATTGAACACGCTTTTGATTTACTGGAAGAATCTTTAACTAAAAACAACATTGATTTATGGATAATAATTGACCGACTTGATGTTGCTTTTCTAGAAAGTGAAGAATTAGAAGCTAATGCTCTTAGAGCTTTATTTAAGGCATATTTAGATCTAGCTCAATATAAATCAATTAAAATAAAGATTTTTTTAAGAGATGACATTTGGCAAAAAATAACCTCAGAAGGATTTAGAGAAGCTAGTCATATAACTAAATATCAAAACCTTAGCTGGTCTAAAGACACCCTACTTAATCTTTTGATAAGGAGGCTACTGGATAATGAGGTGATAATAAACGAGTACAAATTAGATAAAGAAGCAATACTTGATAGTATTGAAGCACAAAAGAATTTGTTTTATCAATTATTTCCTGCCCAAGTTGATCTAGGGTCAAAAAAACCAACAACCTTAGATTGGTCATTATCACGAACTAGAGATGGAAAAGGAATTAACACCCCTCGAGAGCTAATTCAACTTTTCACCCATGCTAGGGTGATAGAACTTAAAAAACTAGAAACTGGAATTAATAATCTTGAAAATGATCAGCTTATCTCCAGACAGTCATTGAAAGAAGCTATTGAGGACGTAAGTAAACAAAGAATGGAACAAACTATATATGCTGAATTTCCGAAGCTTAAAAATTATATCGAGAAATTAAGAGATGATAAGGCGGATCACGTATTGGAGACTCTATCTAAAAAATGGTCTGTAGCAATTACAGACGCAGAACAAATCGCTAAAGAATTAGAAAAGATTGGATTCTTTGAACAGAGAGGAACAATTTCTTCACCTAAGTTCAGAGTGCCTTTTATGTATAGACCATATTTAAATATTTTACAAGGTTCTGCAACATTATAA
- a CDS encoding suppressor of fused domain protein: MDGIKSIIDHFQNRDYFDEHYEWVNEHIEKHFPDSEVRVFHEIMAFDFKVHVYLIKVKSSKFDILITSGMSSLEMKIPQEAENLKDLRFAEMMMLIPKGIEFEDVYTGDKKNDYIISMLKRTAKFPHQEDSWIGIGHSIVSDADFEPYRSDTEFVGGVILPSVTFDENFTKIKKDGRIINIYSFFPLYKNEVEYKINNGYNALLDKIIEADSKEILNPKRKNLIKKESFISKFLK, from the coding sequence ATGGACGGAATAAAAAGCATAATTGATCATTTCCAAAATAGAGATTATTTTGACGAACATTATGAATGGGTGAATGAGCATATTGAAAAGCATTTTCCAGATTCTGAGGTAAGAGTTTTTCACGAAATAATGGCGTTTGACTTTAAAGTACACGTATATTTAATAAAAGTAAAGTCTTCTAAGTTCGATATTTTGATTACATCAGGAATGAGTTCTTTAGAAATGAAAATCCCTCAAGAAGCCGAAAACCTAAAAGATCTAAGATTTGCTGAAATGATGATGTTAATTCCAAAAGGAATTGAATTTGAAGATGTTTATACCGGTGACAAAAAAAATGATTATATAATTTCAATGTTAAAGCGAACTGCTAAATTCCCTCATCAGGAAGACAGCTGGATAGGAATTGGACATTCCATAGTTTCCGACGCCGACTTTGAACCCTATAGAAGTGATACGGAATTTGTGGGTGGTGTAATTTTACCTTCAGTAACTTTTGACGAAAATTTTACAAAAATTAAAAAGGACGGAAGGATTATAAATATTTACAGTTTTTTTCCTCTTTATAAAAATGAAGTTGAGTATAAAATTAATAATGGCTACAATGCCTTATTAGACAAAATAATAGAAGCTGATTCGAAAGAGATATTAAATCCTAAAAGAAAAAACTTGATAAAAAAAGAATCCTTTATCAGTAAATTTTTAAAATAG
- a CDS encoding DUF2199 domain-containing protein yields MFWKRKKNKSPKFKCSECGQVHSEWPALAFNSPANYHNLTDIEKSEIGKLDTDFCEIRYEDQIDRFIRVTLTQKINDACETLEYGLWVSLSEKSYSDYKENFNNPKYETGFFGWLCSNISEYEDMSSIPCDVMTKIGNDRPEIFPHEDFDHPFVRDYYNGISKSEAENRITTMIKNIA; encoded by the coding sequence ATGTTCTGGAAAAGAAAGAAAAATAAATCACCAAAATTTAAATGCTCTGAATGCGGACAAGTTCATTCGGAATGGCCAGCGCTGGCTTTTAATTCACCCGCTAATTATCACAATCTTACTGACATTGAAAAGTCTGAAATCGGAAAATTGGATACTGACTTTTGCGAAATTCGTTACGAAGACCAAATTGACCGATTTATAAGAGTAACACTTACTCAAAAAATAAATGACGCTTGCGAAACTCTGGAATATGGACTTTGGGTTTCCTTAAGTGAAAAAAGTTATTCGGACTATAAAGAAAATTTCAACAATCCGAAATACGAAACTGGATTTTTTGGTTGGTTATGTAGTAATATCTCTGAATATGAAGATATGTCTTCTATTCCTTGCGATGTAATGACAAAAATCGGAAATGACAGACCTGAAATTTTTCCACACGAAGATTTTGACCATCCTTTTGTTAGAGATTATTATAACGGGATTTCAAAAAGTGAAGCTGAAAATAGGATAACCACAATGATAAAAAACATTGCCTAA
- a CDS encoding class I SAM-dependent methyltransferase — MLTNIFAFFLKISPRLKRAVWKKLYEYLSKKYPTAEWTYMNYGYESCNEPIAIPLNEEEENDRYMIQLYHYVATAVDLADKDVVEVGSGRGGGSSYIKRYLKPKTMVGIDYSKNAIKFSNTHHSVEGLTFIHGDAENLPLGNESADAIVNVESSHCYGSMKKFVKQVNRVLRPGGYFLFADLRPSEKIEELDTIFNDAGFEVLKKELISKEVVNAMDAFHEFKLAFFQNMVKGWLKKPLNDFAGVKGSNIHKELSNGKVVYYHYVLRK; from the coding sequence ATGCTTACCAATATTTTTGCTTTCTTTCTTAAAATTTCTCCACGACTGAAGCGAGCGGTCTGGAAAAAGCTATATGAGTATTTGTCAAAGAAGTATCCAACAGCAGAATGGACTTATATGAACTACGGATATGAATCTTGCAATGAACCTATTGCAATCCCACTAAATGAGGAGGAAGAGAACGACCGGTATATGATTCAGTTATACCACTATGTGGCAACAGCTGTAGACCTTGCAGATAAAGACGTAGTAGAAGTTGGTAGTGGCCGCGGAGGAGGTTCGTCGTACATTAAACGATATCTTAAACCAAAGACGATGGTTGGAATTGATTACTCTAAAAACGCAATCAAATTTAGCAATACACATCATTCGGTAGAAGGGTTAACCTTTATTCATGGTGATGCAGAAAACCTACCATTGGGGAATGAAAGTGCAGATGCAATTGTGAATGTAGAATCATCACATTGCTATGGGTCTATGAAAAAGTTTGTGAAGCAAGTCAACAGAGTGCTTCGTCCTGGCGGGTATTTTTTGTTTGCCGACCTACGTCCCTCAGAAAAGATCGAAGAACTTGATACGATTTTCAATGATGCGGGATTTGAAGTCCTCAAAAAGGAATTGATCTCTAAAGAAGTGGTTAATGCAATGGATGCTTTTCACGAATTCAAGTTAGCATTCTTTCAAAATATGGTAAAAGGCTGGTTAAAAAAACCGCTGAATGATTTTGCAGGAGTTAAGGGTTCGAACATCCATAAGGAATTGAGTAATGGTAAGGTGGTTTATTATCATTATGTATTGAGAAAATGA
- a CDS encoding alpha/beta fold hydrolase, whose protein sequence is MIKKIKKIFKRFFQIIGILLAVIIVAGLGFRSFGPKPNKPDGKLVDVNGIKLHINTSGMKNDKPTVIIEGGASASTEYYYWLSEGLKDSLRVIRYDRAGNGYSELSNEPRSAERISKELHQLLEEAGEKPPYILAGHSMGGPYIRVFTELYPNEVEALIFIDATHPEQVERLNAAPKSSFRFKSTLFLLNTVAFFSDLGIIGLFESFSANPLLASDGLPNRINERTRDFALNGKRTRAYKDEIEHYHSTLRRAGETKHFDSLPIRVFTAVEIDKEVYRENGLDPDKFLNEVIAAQKEFTELSTNGKQFLIDGNHQTIFTKKENANIINKEILKLVKEIENKRHTTIYKKT, encoded by the coding sequence ATGATTAAAAAGATAAAGAAAATTTTTAAAAGGTTTTTTCAAATTATTGGAATACTATTAGCCGTAATTATTGTAGCTGGCTTAGGGTTTCGTTCGTTTGGTCCTAAACCAAATAAACCAGATGGAAAACTTGTTGATGTTAATGGAATTAAACTACATATAAATACTTCTGGAATGAAGAATGACAAGCCTACTGTTATTATTGAAGGCGGTGCAAGTGCTTCAACAGAATATTATTATTGGTTAAGCGAAGGACTCAAAGATAGCTTGAGAGTTATTAGGTATGACCGTGCAGGAAATGGATATAGCGAGTTAAGTAACGAGCCACGAAGCGCAGAAAGAATTTCAAAAGAACTGCACCAACTACTTGAAGAAGCAGGAGAAAAACCACCTTACATTCTAGCTGGACATTCAATGGGAGGTCCTTATATTCGTGTTTTTACAGAATTATATCCAAATGAAGTTGAAGCTTTAATTTTTATAGACGCTACTCATCCCGAACAAGTTGAAAGATTAAACGCCGCCCCTAAATCTTCATTTAGATTTAAATCTACACTTTTCCTTTTAAATACAGTGGCATTTTTTTCGGATTTAGGAATTATCGGACTCTTCGAAAGTTTTTCAGCTAATCCATTATTAGCTAGTGATGGCTTACCAAATAGAATCAACGAAAGGACAAGAGATTTTGCACTTAATGGGAAACGTACAAGAGCATATAAAGATGAAATAGAACACTATCATTCCACATTAAGGAGAGCTGGAGAAACCAAACACTTTGACTCACTACCCATTAGAGTTTTTACAGCGGTTGAGATTGACAAAGAAGTATATCGCGAAAATGGACTTGACCCAGATAAATTTTTGAATGAGGTAATAGCAGCACAAAAAGAGTTTACTGAATTATCAACTAACGGCAAACAATTCCTAATTGATGGTAATCATCAAACCATTTTCACAAAAAAAGAGAATGCTAATATTATTAACAAAGAAATATTGAAGTTAGTAAAGGAAATAGAGAATAAACGACATACAACAATATATAAGAAAACATAG
- a CDS encoding GNAT family N-acetyltransferase yields MIKIKIATKADTDVLALLGRLTWAESHGHYIEDKSDVLKYLNENFSVFKTKQNINNPKQLFYIIYADDLPVGYAKLVVNASNENITSQNSCQLERIFILNDFIPLKIGQPLLTFVEEQVKKLQLDTMWLTVYIKNNRAIRFYERNEFKNVGELNFIVNGKAYENIVFSKKI; encoded by the coding sequence ATGATTAAAATAAAAATAGCTACAAAAGCAGATACAGATGTTTTAGCACTTCTAGGTCGACTAACATGGGCTGAATCTCATGGTCATTATATCGAAGATAAAAGCGATGTATTAAAATACCTTAACGAGAATTTTTCAGTTTTTAAAACGAAACAGAATATAAACAATCCCAAGCAACTTTTCTATATTATTTATGCAGATGATTTACCTGTCGGTTATGCGAAATTAGTAGTAAATGCGTCAAACGAAAATATTACATCACAAAACAGTTGTCAATTAGAACGAATTTTCATCCTAAATGATTTTATACCCTTAAAAATTGGACAACCGTTACTAACTTTTGTTGAAGAGCAAGTCAAAAAACTGCAATTAGATACCATGTGGCTCACCGTTTACATAAAAAATAATAGAGCCATTAGATTCTATGAAAGAAATGAATTTAAAAACGTTGGAGAGTTAAATTTTATAGTCAATGGAAAAGCATATGAAAATATTGTTTTCTCAAAAAAAATATAA
- a CDS encoding Lrp/AsnC family transcriptional regulator, translating into MDTLDKKILEMLKINARESFANIGKEIGLSAPAIGKRVRQMEEEGIIEGYGLKLNHEKLGIETKAYITLVIHRESRGSNDVQKQIQAMEEVQSCDRITGDDCLCVLGYFRNNKHLISFLEKIAEYGASKTSIILEA; encoded by the coding sequence ATGGATACATTAGATAAAAAGATACTTGAAATGCTAAAAATTAATGCTAGAGAAAGCTTCGCTAATATTGGAAAAGAAATAGGGTTGTCTGCTCCTGCCATAGGCAAGCGTGTTCGGCAAATGGAAGAAGAAGGCATAATCGAAGGCTATGGTCTAAAATTGAATCATGAAAAATTGGGGATTGAGACTAAAGCATATATAACATTAGTAATACACCGAGAATCAAGAGGATCAAATGATGTTCAAAAACAAATACAAGCAATGGAAGAAGTGCAAAGTTGTGATAGAATTACTGGTGATGATTGCTTATGCGTTTTAGGTTATTTTAGAAACAATAAGCATCTTATTTCCTTTCTTGAAAAAATCGCAGAGTATGGTGCTTCAAAAACGAGCATTATTTTAGAAGCGTAA